A window of Zavarzinella sp. contains these coding sequences:
- a CDS encoding prepilin-type N-terminal cleavage/methylation domain-containing protein, with protein MKRSTAPRSAFTLIELLVAISIMLAIMALAALVLPALRQRDNTTKGTNQVQGYLSLAKQRAIRDQAPRGVRFYASLEDPNLCTEMAYIEQPEPFLPPTGTSVTISPAPPIAGVPPASIASLSGGQIWDGVRAGDFLEVTYGGGFISQILDHNSLGIALAPTQVLLSQQIKGGSSLTITDGYRVLRQPTELIGETHMQLPPRVRIRIPSCQPGNWTGRSMDVLFNSGGLVADQGSGKVILYVEPEEDGAGEPLLVVIYTHSGQIITHPVAEGADPFLFTRDGAGSGL; from the coding sequence ATGAAACGTTCAACCGCACCCCGTTCAGCATTCACGCTGATAGAATTACTGGTCGCCATTTCGATTATGCTGGCCATTATGGCTCTGGCTGCCCTGGTGCTGCCTGCCCTGCGTCAGCGGGATAATACCACCAAAGGCACCAATCAGGTTCAGGGCTATCTGTCGCTTGCAAAACAGCGTGCGATCCGCGATCAGGCCCCACGTGGCGTGCGATTTTACGCTTCATTAGAAGATCCTAATCTTTGTACCGAAATGGCTTATATCGAGCAGCCCGAACCGTTTCTGCCTCCGACAGGTACCAGTGTTACCATTTCTCCAGCCCCACCGATTGCAGGTGTGCCCCCAGCATCGATTGCTTCTTTATCTGGAGGCCAGATCTGGGACGGCGTTCGGGCAGGAGATTTTCTTGAAGTGACTTATGGTGGTGGGTTTATCAGCCAGATTCTTGATCACAATTCATTGGGAATCGCATTGGCTCCTACTCAAGTGCTTCTTTCACAGCAAATCAAAGGTGGATCATCGTTGACGATTACTGATGGATATCGAGTGTTACGCCAACCTACAGAACTGATTGGCGAAACCCATATGCAGTTACCACCCAGGGTGCGCATCCGGATTCCATCATGTCAACCTGGTAATTGGACTGGTCGCAGCATGGATGTCTTGTTCAACTCTGGAGGTCTGGTAGCAGATCAAGGAAGTGGCAAAGTGATTCTCTATGTAGAACCAGAGGAAGATGGTGCGGGAGAGCCACTGTTGGTCGTTATCTATACCCACTCGGGTCAGATTATTACCCATCCTGTCGCGGAAGGGGCAGATCCTTTTCTCTTTACCAGAGATGGTGCAGGATCGGGTTTATAA